The proteins below are encoded in one region of Ricinus communis isolate WT05 ecotype wild-type chromosome 6, ASM1957865v1, whole genome shotgun sequence:
- the LOC8281933 gene encoding protein RETICULATA-RELATED 1, chloroplastic, which yields MSHFVFGTAQIPTTTTTSKTTPLKPPIPQLCPRQQLQLLQLPAVQVVSYKQRRSLAIKCASSSSSVIDGGCGESVAALERCFIAPDASPPVDLGSSSRGEFGPVMKGSKFGAFGAVTLEKGKLDLTQKESKVSPEVALGGGGGDIGKKINHGGGDGGDDDGDDDDYFDDFDDGDEGDEGGLFRRRKFLEELFDRKFVDAVLNEWQKTMMDLPAGFRQAYEMGLISSAQMVKFLAINARPTTTRFISRSLPQAISRAFIGRMIADPAFLYRLLLEQAATVGCSVWWELKNRKDRIKQEWDLALVNVLTASACNAIVVWSLAPCRSYGNTFRFDLQNTLQKLPNNIFEKSYPLREFDLQKRVHSFFYKAAELCVVGLSAGAIQGQLSNVLASRKKDRLSVTVPPVSNYARGYGAFLGLYANLRYQLLCGMDRALVSHFDVIGVALFFSTALRILNVQVGETSRLAWIGAEADPLVQSDDLLKAYNRPSEDATKASSKWFISKKTLVSGLGLLGIKQGNVDSVDGVAPPPKARRKRVVRKKVSA from the exons ATGTCTCATTTTGTGTTTGGAACAGCTCAAATCCCCACGACCACAACAACAAGCAAAACGACACCGTTAAAGCCTCCGATTCCGCAACTATGTCCACGTCAGCAGCTGCAGCTGCTGCAGTTGCCGGCCGTCCAGGTGGTGAGTTATAAGCAAAGGAGGAGTCTTGCAATTAAGTGCGCGTCGTCGTCTTCTTCGGTAATAGACGGCGGTTGTGGTGAGTCAGTGGCGGCGTTAGAGAGGTGTTTTATTGCGCCAGATGCTTCACCGCCGGTGGATTTAGGTTCCAGTTCGAGAGGAGAGTTTGGTCCGGTTATGAAGGGAAGTAAATTCGGTGCCTTTGGTGCTGTTACTCTGGAAAAAGGGAAACTCGATTTGACTCAAAAAGAGTCCAAAGTTAGCCCTGAG GTCGCACTCGGGGGAGGTGGTGGGGATATTGGCAAAAAAATCAATCATGGTGGTGGCGATGGAGGTGACgatgatggtgatgatgacGATTACTTTGATGACTttgatgatggtgatgagGGAGATGAGGGTGGACTTTTCAGGAGAAGGAAATTTCTTGAAGAG CTTTTCGATCGAAAATTTGTAGATGCTGTTTTAAATGAGTGGCAGAAAACGATGATGGATTTGCCTGCTGGTTTCCGACAAGCTTATGAGATG GGTTTAATTAGCTCAGCTCAAATGGTAAAATTCCTGGCAATAAATGCCAGACCGACAACTACTAGGTTTATCTCCAGATCACTTCCTCAAGCAATATCAAGGGCATTTATTGGAAG GATGATTGCGGATCCTGCCTTCTTATATAGGCTACTTTTAGAGCAGGCTGCTACAGTCGGTTGCTCTGTTTGGTGGGAGTTGAAAAACCGCAAAGATAG GATAAAACAGGAATGGGATTTGGCACTTGTAAATGTCCTCACAGCATCAGCTTGTAATGCCATTGTTGTTTGGTCACTTGCTCCTTGTCGTTCATATGGAAATACATTCCGGTTTGATTTGCAAAATACATTGCAGAAACTTCCGAAcaatatatttgaaaagagTTACCCACTTAGAGAATTTGACTTGCAAAAGAGAGTCCACTCATTCTTCTATAAGGCTGCAGAGCTGTGTGTGGTTGGATTAAGTGCTGGAGCAATACAAGGTCAATTGTCAAATGTTTTGGCCAGTAGAAAGAAAGACAG GTTATCTGTGACTGTCCCACCTGTGAGTAACTATGCGCGAGGTTATGGTGCTTTTCTTGGACTCTATGCTAATTTGAGATACCAGCTATTATGTGGGATGGATAGAGCATTAGTCAGCCATTTCGATGTTATTGGAGTTGCACTGTTTTTTAGCACGGCTTTGAG GATTCTGAATGTGCAAGTTGGAGAGACATCAAGGCTGGCCTGGATAGGGGCAGAAGCAGATCCTCTAGTTCAGTCAGATGATCTTTTGAAGGCTTACAACAGGCCTTCTGAGGATGCCACCAAGGCATCTTCAAAATGGTTTATATCAAAGAAAACCCTTGTGTCTGGGCTAGGGCTTCTTGGCATCAAACAAGGGAATGTCGATTCTGTTGACGGAGTAGCACCACCTCCTAAAGCCCGCAGAAAGAGGGTAGTCCGAAAGAAGGTATCAGCATAG
- the LOC8281934 gene encoding E3 ubiquitin-protein ligase RZF1, whose translation MTLHHLPTILNFVNKRHKTVSRKKLANPTTTSPPTQTITNGEANNTEKNLFLCIQKPSLFLSIHLSPTRHAIFKRPFASSSSTETQKKHNTIKPLSSFLKAMSLAHRPRITVNGNRRMRTFHYFWCQSCQRTSRFTSINPHENFCPHCFSVLNHELDISRPRLNANLTELEPSPAARLLDSLALMLNPSMRQQYTEFDGRLTRWDTERANAPWITLQFLDPPRPQRPMNALTDSTAAANDGNNDIFENAANEFVPNNMTDLDRPGPPPAPASVVEALPVVKITQEHLMKDTHCPVCKDEFEIDGEVRELPCKHLYHSDCIVPWLNLHNTCPVCRFVLCEGSESYIQQQNDQFFGLEEVTNSMNWIRNQFLSLRPVRAFSDWTQRYLDFLDSRPVATSRRANSWWRTWLIF comes from the exons ATGACATTGCATCATTTGCCAACCATCCTTAACTTTGTCAACAAGAGACACAAAACTGTTTCAAGAAAGAAACTAGCAAACCCAACAACTACCTCACCTCCTACACAAACCATAACAAATGGAGAAGCAAATAACACAGAAAAGAATCTCTTCCTGTGCATCCAAAAGCCATCCCTTTTTCTCTCCATTCATCTTTCTCCTACAAGACATGCCATATTTAAAAGACCCTTCGCATCATCTTCCTCAACGGAAACCCAGAAAAAACACAACACGATCAAACCCTTATCCTCTTTCCTCAAAGCTATGTCCCTGGCTCATCGCCCTCGGATCACAGTTAATGGAAACAGAAGAATGAGGACATTTCATTACTTCTGGTGCCAAAGTTGCCAAAGAACCTCAAGGTTCACCTCCATTAACCCCCATGAAAACTTCTGTCCGCATTGTTTTAGTGTGCTTAACCATGAGCTTGACATTTCGAGGCCTAGGCTTAACGCGAACCTAACAGAGCTAGAGCCTTCTCCAGCTGCAAGATTGTTGGACTCATTAGCACTGATGCTGAATCCATCTATGAGGCAGCAATACACTGAATTCGATGGAAGATTAACCAGATGGGACACCGAAAGGGCTAATGCACCTTGGATTACCCTCCAGTTTCTTGACCCTCCTCGCCCTCAGAGACCGATGAATGCCCTTACTGACAGTACTGCTGCTGCTAACGATGGAAATAACGACATATTTGAAAATGCAGCAAACGAGTTTGTTCCCAACAATATGACTGATCTTGATCGACCAGGGCCGCCTCCTGCGCCTGCTTCAGTTGTTGAGGCATTGCCTGTAGTGAAGATTACACAGGAACATTTGATGAAGGACACACATTGTCCTGTGTGCAAGGATGAATTTGAGATTGATGGAGAGGTGAGGGAGTTACCTTGCAAGCATTTGTACCATTCTGATTGCATTGTTCCTTGGTTGAACTTGCACAACACTTGCCCAGTTTGCCGTTTCGTGTTGTGTGAGGGTTCTGAGAGTTACATCCAGCAACAAAATGATCAGTTCTTTGGACTTGAAGAGGTGACAAATAGCATGAATTGGATTAGGAACCAATTCCTTTCTCTAAGGCCTGTTCGTGCATTTTCAGATTGGACTCAGAGGTATCTTGATTTCTTGGATAGTAGACCAGTGGCAACTTCAAGAAGAG CTAATTCCTGGTGGCGTACTTGGCTCATATTTTAA